The proteins below come from a single Asterias rubens chromosome 9, eAstRub1.3, whole genome shotgun sequence genomic window:
- the LOC117294904 gene encoding coiled-coil domain-containing protein 186-like isoform X1: protein MTECQEESIPSSVNKDMVLPPNSHALQGDNAEAGPALRQHLGDVAGKELCVNEDVEVEATGRNENLELEGKVDESEDTQEQHHLAIEQTKDVTEHFFMHGTNDEGGGDNNKLWSRREHGQPTDENVHNGENVSTSSTINHATNHLSADDVVENSQDEATLQCEETSDTNVDISQNAFSDSGSPHNLLNQTDSVTKPPATCTDQSAKIEQLTHDSEMQEDIECTPNGPHDDLSEISPQSKSVTSTHSPLTTSYIGHPSSSCAITDSNLSEYIPSLSNAKNYHSQTAHASSKTNESDRIGGDSKAGMTDPAVSDVAATCVESGSKALSLDSTSEQRDLKLDVQAVKIKMESAAMIPAVTESRTSRPECAGSTRSEEFCQNQYDDLISELDAELEELLDTKALAAGDPANGLLIMGAVTDDIQEFKSLREQSKELQNKVETLTVELKRMQEQISDQNTQIADFEEERKASISKLKKGEVAQNQLQLKAKELQDEIEQQKVELGAAKERLTSHDGAAKKAITKLQQEMILRVDQVKSMYEETIKEKEAIVIKYAKSEKEVMDQKKLREALERKKKELNLTVESLNAQLKEAKKDRHKMKQVAGSKETEASSLQKEIEQLKEEVSSQGIKVKWAQNKLKTELDSHKDTKVRLAKTEQRLVEAKEETEQIRKNCQEMIKTYQTSEEVKSNSLDKQLRVKHSELEQKLQEQKDHLEVHQERLRELESLKKRLADNMAELDSFKVKAKCLEDERLHSEELLAKFKELLNSQKDENRRLNKQLEEKKVISQQLEHLKETEIQLRSEVSGQKVDQSDLELELESSREKATELLQFTQKITAKNTSLSSDNSVLQSKASSLESEVHKLQKELGVLQTSYSQLSAELKQEHQFREREASILTTKLSEKSRAVEQLSIQLDEARDDNKTLKRKHVANTKDLTRQLQQAHKRLESLESTDNAPRDNLSVGSRTSSSGSLDTLPGSTPSAVNSSGSSVSITTSGSSKIEEHSAPQDHTVAIATGNDYPGVDKGMLVDRIVRLQKAHQRKNDKMEFMQEHITHLIDELKKKSKIIQQYFMRDEAGALAPVSSDINKPSGLLSTMAQMSKQGGIMSSLYRSQQTDPTMTLDLSLEINRKLQAVLEDTLIKNITLKENIETLGVEIARLLKDQQKKPMHHASHR from the exons ATGACAGAGTGCCAGGAAGAGTCAATCCCGTCATCTGTCAATAAGGACATGGTTCTCCCACCGAATTCTCACGCACTGCAAGGAGATAATGCAGAAGCTGGTCCAGCTTTGAGACAGCATCTTGGGGATGTTGCTGGGAAGGAACTGTGTGTTAATGAAGATGTTGAGGTGGAGGCAACAGGAAGAAATGAAAACCTTGAGTTAGAGGGAAAGGTTGACGAGTCAGAGGATACACAAGAGCAACATCATCTTGCGATTGAACAAACTAAAGACGTTACTGAACATTTTTTTATGCATGGCACCAATGATGAGGGTGGTGGTGATAATAATAAGCTGTGGAGTAGGCGAGAACATGGTCAACCAACCGATGAAAACGTGCACAATGGCGAGAATGTTTCTACCTCAAGTACAATAAATCATGCAACCAATCACCTAAGTGCTGATGATGTAGTTGAGAACTCGCAAGATGAGGCAACGTTACAATGTGAAGAAACGTCAGACACAAATGTTGACATCTCTCAGAATGCATTCTCGGACAGTGGTAGTCCGCACAACCTCTTGAATCAAACGGATTCAGTGACTAAACCACCAGCCACTTGTACCGACCAGTCTGCCAAAATTGAACAGCTTACTCATGACTCTGAGATGCAGGAAGATATTGAGTGTACCCCAAACGGTCCTCACGATGATTTGTCCGAGATTTCGCCGCAATCCAAATCAGTAACTTCCACCCACAGTCCACTTACTACTTCCTATATTGGTCACCCATCCTCCTCTTGTGCAATTACAGATAGCAATTTATCAGAATATATTCCATCACTTTCCAATGCAAAAAATTATCATTCCCAAACGGCACACGCTTCAAGTAAAACCAACGAATCCGATAGAATTGGAGGTGACTCAAAGGCGGGAATGACCGACCCAGCAGTGAGCGACGTGGCGGCAACATGCGTTGAGTCAGGTTCGAAAGCATTATCTCTGGACTCCACCTCCGAACAGAGAGACCTGAAGCTTGACGTTCAAGCTGTCAAGATTAAAATGGAGTCCGCTGCAATGATACCAGCAGTTACTGAAAGTAGAACATCACGACCGGAGTGTGCCGGCAGTACGAGGTCAGAGGAGTTTTGTCAAAATCAGTATGATGACCTGATATCGGAGCTTGATGCTGAACTTGAAGAATTATTAGACACCAAGGCATTGGCAGCAG GTGATCCTGCAAATGGACTTTTGATAATGGGAGCTGTTACAGATGACATCCAAGAATTTAAGTCACTGAGGGAACAGTCCAAAGAACTGCAGAACAAGGTGGAAACTCTGACTGTAGAATTGAAAAG GATGCAAGAGCAGATTTCTGACCAAAACACACAAATAGCTGACTTTGAAGAAGAGAGGAAGGCATCCATCTCGAAATTGAAGAAAGGAGAAGTTGCCCAAAATCAGCTCCAACTCAAGGCAAAAGAG cTTCAAGATGAGATTGAGCAGCAGAAAGTTGAGTTGGGAGCAGCTAAGGAACGCTTGACATCCCACGATGGTGCAGCAAAGAAAGCCATTACCAAGCTACAACAGGAGATGATTCTTAGGGTGGACCAG GTGAAGTCCATGTACGAGGAGACCATCAAGGAGAAGGAAGCGATAGTCATTAAGTATGCCAAGAGTGAGAAGGAGGTGATGGACCAGAAGAAACTCCGAGAGGCtctggaaagaaaaaagaaggagCTGAACCTGACGGTGGAATCGCTGAACGCTCAGCTCAAGGAGGCCAAGAAAGACCGCCACAAGATGAAGCAGGTCGCTGGCTCCAAG GAGACGGAAGCTTCGTCACTGCAGAAAGAGATCGAGCAGCTGAAAGAAGAGGTCAGTTCTCAAGGAATTAAAGTCAAATGGGCGCAGAACAAACTCAAGACAGAGCTGGATTCACACAAG GATACCAAAGTAAGATTAGCAAAGACAGAGCAGAGACTGGTCGAGGCAAAAGAAGAAACTGAGCAAATCCGCAAGAACTGTCAGGAGATGATTAAGACATAtcag ACATCTGAGGAAGTCAAGTCCAACAGTCTGGACAAACAGTTGAGAGTGAAGCACAGCGAACTGGAACAGAAGCTGCAAGAGCAGAAAGATCATCTTGAGGTCCACCAGGAAAGACTTCGAGAGTTAGAATCTCTTAAAAAGAGACTCGCTGACAACATGGCTGAGCTGGATTCCTTTAAAGTCAAG GCAAAGTGTCTGGAAGATGAGCGGCTCCACAGTGAGGAACTTCTTGCCAAGTTTAAGGAACTTTTAAACTCGCAGAAAGATGAGAATCGGAGACTGAATAAACAGCTAGAAGAAAAGAAAGTCATAAGTCAGCAGCTGGAACA CTTGAAAGAGACGGAGATTCAGCTGAGATCTGAGGTATCCGGACAGAAAGTCGACCAATCAGATCTTGAGCTGGAGCTCGAGTCGTCTAGAGAGAAGGCAACAGAGCTACTGCAGTTCACTCAGAAGATCACAGCCAAGAATACTAGTCTCAGCTCAGACAATTCAGTCCTTCAATCAAAG GCATCGTCGCTGGAGTCCGAAGTCCACAAACTACAGAAAGAGCTGGGGGTGTTGCAGACTAGCTACAGTCAGCTT AGTGCTGAGTTAAAGCAGGAGCATCAGTTCCGTGAGCGTGAGGCGTCCATCTTGACGACAAAGTTGAGCGAGAAAAGTCGGGCTGTGGAGCAGCTTTCCATCCAGCTAGACGAGGCCAGAGATGACAATAAGACACTGAAGAGAAAACACGTTGCAAACACAAAG GACCTGACCAGACAGTTACAGCAGGCCCATAAACGCCTAGAATCCTTAGAGTCTACAGATAATGCTCCTCGTGACAACCTGAGCGTAGGATCCAGGACAAGTAGTTCGGGTTCTCTCGACACGCTACCAGGCTCCACTCCCAGTGCGGTTAACTCTAGTGGATCATCCGTTTCTATCACAACGTCGGGTTCATCCAAGATTGAAGAGCACAGTGCCCCTCAA GACCACACTGTTGCGATTGCCACCGGTAACGATTACCCAGGGGTGGATAAAGGAATGCTGGTGGATCGCATCGTGAGGCTGCAGAAGGCTCATCAACGTAAAAATGATAAAATGGAATTCATGCAGGAGCACATAACCCACCTCATTGACGAGCTCAAGAAGAAATCCAA aATTATCCAGCAGTATTTCATGAGAGACGAAGCTGGTGCCCTTGCACCTGTATCAAGTGACATCAATAAG
- the LOC117294904 gene encoding coiled-coil domain-containing protein 186-like isoform X2, with product MTECQEESIPSSVNKDMVLPPNSHALQGDNAEAGPALRQHLGDVAGKELCVNEDVEVEATGRNENLELEGKVDESEDTQEQHHLAIEQTKDVTEHFFMHGTNDEGGGDNNKLWSRREHGQPTDENVHNGENVSTSSTINHATNHLSADDVVENSQDEATLQCEETSDTNVDISQNAFSDSGSPHNLLNQTDSVTKPPATCTDQSAKIEQLTHDSEMQEDIECTPNGPHDDLSEISPQSKSVTSTHSPLTTSYIGHPSSSCAITDSNLSEYIPSLSNAKNYHSQTAHASSKTNESDRIGGDSKAGMTDPAVSDVAATCVESGSKALSLDSTSEQRDLKLDVQAVKIKMESAAMIPAVTESRTSRPECAGSTRSEEFCQNQYDDLISELDAELEELLDTKALAAGDPANGLLIMGAVTDDIQEFKSLREQSKELQNKVETLTVELKRMQEQISDQNTQIADFEEERKASISKLKKGEVAQNQLQLKAKELQDEIEQQKVELGAAKERLTSHDGAAKKAITKLQQEMILRVDQVKSMYEETIKEKEAIVIKYAKSEKEVMDQKKLREALERKKKELNLTVESLNAQLKEAKKDRHKMKQVAGSKETEASSLQKEIEQLKEEVSSQGIKVKWAQNKLKTELDSHKDTKVRLAKTEQRLVEAKEETEQIRKNCQEMIKTYQTSEEVKSNSLDKQLRVKHSELEQKLQEQKDHLEVHQERLRELESLKKRLADNMAELDSFKVKAKCLEDERLHSEELLAKFKELLNSQKDENRRLNKQLEEKKVISQQLEHLKETEIQLRSEVSGQKVDQSDLELELESSREKATELLQFTQKITAKNTSLSSDNSVLQSKASSLESEVHKLQKELGVLQTSYSQLSAELKQEHQFREREASILTTKLSEKSRAVEQLSIQLDEARDDNKTLKRKHVANTKDLTRQLQQAHKRLESLESTDNAPRDNLSVGSRTSSSGSLDTLPGSTPSAVNSSGSSVSITTSGSSKIEEHSAPQDHTVAIATGNDYPGVDKGMLVDRIVRLQKAHQRKNDKMEFMQEHITHLIDELKKKSKIIQQYFMRDEAGALAPVSSDINKAQMSKQGGIMSSLYRSQQTDPTMTLDLSLEINRKLQAVLEDTLIKNITLKENIETLGVEIARLLKDQQKKPMHHASHR from the exons ATGACAGAGTGCCAGGAAGAGTCAATCCCGTCATCTGTCAATAAGGACATGGTTCTCCCACCGAATTCTCACGCACTGCAAGGAGATAATGCAGAAGCTGGTCCAGCTTTGAGACAGCATCTTGGGGATGTTGCTGGGAAGGAACTGTGTGTTAATGAAGATGTTGAGGTGGAGGCAACAGGAAGAAATGAAAACCTTGAGTTAGAGGGAAAGGTTGACGAGTCAGAGGATACACAAGAGCAACATCATCTTGCGATTGAACAAACTAAAGACGTTACTGAACATTTTTTTATGCATGGCACCAATGATGAGGGTGGTGGTGATAATAATAAGCTGTGGAGTAGGCGAGAACATGGTCAACCAACCGATGAAAACGTGCACAATGGCGAGAATGTTTCTACCTCAAGTACAATAAATCATGCAACCAATCACCTAAGTGCTGATGATGTAGTTGAGAACTCGCAAGATGAGGCAACGTTACAATGTGAAGAAACGTCAGACACAAATGTTGACATCTCTCAGAATGCATTCTCGGACAGTGGTAGTCCGCACAACCTCTTGAATCAAACGGATTCAGTGACTAAACCACCAGCCACTTGTACCGACCAGTCTGCCAAAATTGAACAGCTTACTCATGACTCTGAGATGCAGGAAGATATTGAGTGTACCCCAAACGGTCCTCACGATGATTTGTCCGAGATTTCGCCGCAATCCAAATCAGTAACTTCCACCCACAGTCCACTTACTACTTCCTATATTGGTCACCCATCCTCCTCTTGTGCAATTACAGATAGCAATTTATCAGAATATATTCCATCACTTTCCAATGCAAAAAATTATCATTCCCAAACGGCACACGCTTCAAGTAAAACCAACGAATCCGATAGAATTGGAGGTGACTCAAAGGCGGGAATGACCGACCCAGCAGTGAGCGACGTGGCGGCAACATGCGTTGAGTCAGGTTCGAAAGCATTATCTCTGGACTCCACCTCCGAACAGAGAGACCTGAAGCTTGACGTTCAAGCTGTCAAGATTAAAATGGAGTCCGCTGCAATGATACCAGCAGTTACTGAAAGTAGAACATCACGACCGGAGTGTGCCGGCAGTACGAGGTCAGAGGAGTTTTGTCAAAATCAGTATGATGACCTGATATCGGAGCTTGATGCTGAACTTGAAGAATTATTAGACACCAAGGCATTGGCAGCAG GTGATCCTGCAAATGGACTTTTGATAATGGGAGCTGTTACAGATGACATCCAAGAATTTAAGTCACTGAGGGAACAGTCCAAAGAACTGCAGAACAAGGTGGAAACTCTGACTGTAGAATTGAAAAG GATGCAAGAGCAGATTTCTGACCAAAACACACAAATAGCTGACTTTGAAGAAGAGAGGAAGGCATCCATCTCGAAATTGAAGAAAGGAGAAGTTGCCCAAAATCAGCTCCAACTCAAGGCAAAAGAG cTTCAAGATGAGATTGAGCAGCAGAAAGTTGAGTTGGGAGCAGCTAAGGAACGCTTGACATCCCACGATGGTGCAGCAAAGAAAGCCATTACCAAGCTACAACAGGAGATGATTCTTAGGGTGGACCAG GTGAAGTCCATGTACGAGGAGACCATCAAGGAGAAGGAAGCGATAGTCATTAAGTATGCCAAGAGTGAGAAGGAGGTGATGGACCAGAAGAAACTCCGAGAGGCtctggaaagaaaaaagaaggagCTGAACCTGACGGTGGAATCGCTGAACGCTCAGCTCAAGGAGGCCAAGAAAGACCGCCACAAGATGAAGCAGGTCGCTGGCTCCAAG GAGACGGAAGCTTCGTCACTGCAGAAAGAGATCGAGCAGCTGAAAGAAGAGGTCAGTTCTCAAGGAATTAAAGTCAAATGGGCGCAGAACAAACTCAAGACAGAGCTGGATTCACACAAG GATACCAAAGTAAGATTAGCAAAGACAGAGCAGAGACTGGTCGAGGCAAAAGAAGAAACTGAGCAAATCCGCAAGAACTGTCAGGAGATGATTAAGACATAtcag ACATCTGAGGAAGTCAAGTCCAACAGTCTGGACAAACAGTTGAGAGTGAAGCACAGCGAACTGGAACAGAAGCTGCAAGAGCAGAAAGATCATCTTGAGGTCCACCAGGAAAGACTTCGAGAGTTAGAATCTCTTAAAAAGAGACTCGCTGACAACATGGCTGAGCTGGATTCCTTTAAAGTCAAG GCAAAGTGTCTGGAAGATGAGCGGCTCCACAGTGAGGAACTTCTTGCCAAGTTTAAGGAACTTTTAAACTCGCAGAAAGATGAGAATCGGAGACTGAATAAACAGCTAGAAGAAAAGAAAGTCATAAGTCAGCAGCTGGAACA CTTGAAAGAGACGGAGATTCAGCTGAGATCTGAGGTATCCGGACAGAAAGTCGACCAATCAGATCTTGAGCTGGAGCTCGAGTCGTCTAGAGAGAAGGCAACAGAGCTACTGCAGTTCACTCAGAAGATCACAGCCAAGAATACTAGTCTCAGCTCAGACAATTCAGTCCTTCAATCAAAG GCATCGTCGCTGGAGTCCGAAGTCCACAAACTACAGAAAGAGCTGGGGGTGTTGCAGACTAGCTACAGTCAGCTT AGTGCTGAGTTAAAGCAGGAGCATCAGTTCCGTGAGCGTGAGGCGTCCATCTTGACGACAAAGTTGAGCGAGAAAAGTCGGGCTGTGGAGCAGCTTTCCATCCAGCTAGACGAGGCCAGAGATGACAATAAGACACTGAAGAGAAAACACGTTGCAAACACAAAG GACCTGACCAGACAGTTACAGCAGGCCCATAAACGCCTAGAATCCTTAGAGTCTACAGATAATGCTCCTCGTGACAACCTGAGCGTAGGATCCAGGACAAGTAGTTCGGGTTCTCTCGACACGCTACCAGGCTCCACTCCCAGTGCGGTTAACTCTAGTGGATCATCCGTTTCTATCACAACGTCGGGTTCATCCAAGATTGAAGAGCACAGTGCCCCTCAA GACCACACTGTTGCGATTGCCACCGGTAACGATTACCCAGGGGTGGATAAAGGAATGCTGGTGGATCGCATCGTGAGGCTGCAGAAGGCTCATCAACGTAAAAATGATAAAATGGAATTCATGCAGGAGCACATAACCCACCTCATTGACGAGCTCAAGAAGAAATCCAA aATTATCCAGCAGTATTTCATGAGAGACGAAGCTGGTGCCCTTGCACCTGTATCAAGTGACATCAATAAG